One genomic region from Aneurinibacillus sp. REN35 encodes:
- a CDS encoding cysteine hydrolase family protein, which yields MLRGDKHAIVIIDMLNDFIGPKAPLRCEAGEEIVPNIQRLIEFAHENNIQVIHVQEWHRKNDADFRVRPVHAVRGTWGADFIPELRPEEDKGDYVVQKRRHSAFSYTDMDLFLREEKIDTVVLTGVWTNVCVRSTGSDALYHGYNVVCISDGTASQDNSMHESGLRDIGIFGQVCSTDEYIEQMQQKLADQETNVSV from the coding sequence ATGCTGCGAGGAGATAAACACGCGATTGTTATTATTGATATGCTAAATGACTTTATCGGGCCAAAAGCGCCGCTGCGCTGCGAAGCGGGAGAAGAGATCGTTCCGAACATCCAGCGCCTGATCGAGTTTGCCCATGAAAACAATATCCAGGTCATCCACGTACAGGAGTGGCACCGCAAAAATGACGCGGACTTCCGCGTTCGCCCGGTTCATGCGGTTCGCGGAACATGGGGAGCGGACTTCATACCGGAGCTGCGTCCGGAAGAGGATAAAGGCGATTATGTGGTGCAAAAGCGCCGCCACAGCGCATTCTCTTATACGGATATGGACCTGTTCCTCCGCGAAGAAAAGATTGACACTGTCGTGCTGACCGGCGTCTGGACAAATGTATGCGTGCGCAGCACCGGATCGGATGCTCTCTATCACGGCTATAATGTCGTATGCATCAGCGACGGCACAGCCTCCCAGGACAACAGCATGCACGAGTCGGGATTACGTGACATCGGTATTTTCGGTCAGGTATGCTCCACCGATGAATACATCGAACAAATGCAGCAAAAGCTTGCTGATCAAGAAACAAACGTTTCGGTATAA
- a CDS encoding dihydroorotase — translation MDLILKNANIPQGDRQVLTNILVENGTIMGFVPSINGLQAKNVIDLEGKLVVPGCIDPHTHFMDPGFTHRETFATGTMSAAAGGLTLIIDMPCCSKPSVRSEESFYAKIDPIKDKAYIDYCFWGGMTGEDVREGLLDNVWGQVEAGVVAFKSYMTPSVPTFPKVSDAELLEIFYKVAETGLPVGVHAENYDICSFYTEKLKKEGRMDGPAWAEARKSLAEKVAIELIISYAEETGARAHIVHMSTKEGAELIRKAKERGVKVTSETCPHYLMLNAQDSMTKHGTYAKIAPPLRGVEDNEVHWQALADGTIDFVGTDHAPYEIATEKAAADSDIWNSFPGIPGVETMVPILVSEGLNKGRLSLSRFVEVTSRNAAIHYGIYPKKGAIEIGSDADFTIIDLEKEHVINQEETFSMAKYNPLHDIKLKGMPVMTIVRGNVVYEDGKGIVGQEGYGQFVKRQSTQHLDAVINLTKSNESRAVQQNTQKKESVQL, via the coding sequence ATGGATTTGATTTTAAAAAACGCGAATATTCCCCAGGGGGACAGACAGGTCCTGACGAACATTCTAGTCGAAAACGGAACGATCATGGGCTTTGTCCCTTCCATCAACGGTCTACAGGCCAAAAACGTGATCGATTTGGAAGGGAAACTGGTTGTGCCAGGGTGTATCGATCCGCACACCCACTTCATGGATCCGGGTTTTACCCACCGTGAAACGTTCGCTACGGGTACGATGTCGGCGGCGGCAGGCGGATTAACATTGATTATTGATATGCCGTGCTGCAGCAAGCCTTCTGTACGCAGTGAAGAAAGCTTCTATGCCAAAATCGATCCGATCAAGGATAAGGCATACATTGATTACTGCTTCTGGGGGGGCATGACAGGCGAAGACGTACGTGAAGGCCTGCTGGATAATGTATGGGGCCAGGTGGAAGCGGGGGTTGTCGCATTCAAGTCCTACATGACCCCATCGGTTCCGACCTTCCCGAAAGTATCGGATGCGGAACTTTTGGAGATCTTCTACAAGGTGGCAGAGACGGGGCTTCCGGTCGGTGTACATGCGGAAAACTATGATATTTGCAGCTTCTACACAGAGAAGCTTAAAAAAGAAGGACGAATGGATGGTCCGGCATGGGCGGAAGCGCGTAAGTCGCTGGCGGAAAAGGTAGCCATTGAATTGATCATCAGCTACGCGGAAGAAACCGGCGCTCGCGCTCATATCGTGCATATGAGCACGAAAGAAGGGGCGGAGCTGATTCGCAAGGCGAAGGAGCGTGGGGTAAAAGTTACCTCCGAAACATGCCCGCACTACCTGATGCTGAATGCGCAGGATTCCATGACAAAACACGGCACGTACGCTAAAATCGCTCCGCCGCTGCGCGGTGTCGAGGACAATGAGGTCCATTGGCAGGCGCTTGCAGATGGCACGATTGACTTTGTCGGAACCGATCATGCTCCATATGAGATTGCGACGGAAAAAGCAGCAGCCGATTCGGACATCTGGAACAGCTTCCCGGGCATTCCGGGCGTGGAAACGATGGTGCCGATTCTGGTAAGTGAGGGCTTGAACAAGGGAAGATTGTCGCTGTCCCGCTTCGTGGAAGTGACCAGCCGCAACGCCGCCATCCATTACGGCATTTATCCGAAGAAAGGTGCGATAGAGATCGGCAGCGACGCCGACTTCACCATCATCGATCTGGAGAAGGAGCATGTCATTAACCAGGAAGAAACATTCTCGATGGCTAAATACAATCCACTTCACGATATTAAGCTCAAAGGTATGCCGGTGATGACGATCGTGCGCGGAAATGTTGTTTATGAAGACGGAAAAGGCATCGTAGGCCAGGAAGGATACGGTCAATTCGTAAAACGTCAGAGCACACAGCACCTTGATGCTGTCATTAACCTGACCAAGTCCAACGAGAGTCGGGCAGTGCAGCAAAATACACAAAAGAAAGAAAGCGTTCAGCTATAA